A stretch of the Ananas comosus cultivar F153 linkage group 14, ASM154086v1, whole genome shotgun sequence genome encodes the following:
- the LOC109720595 gene encoding uncharacterized protein LOC109720595 yields MAKSLRSKKKKRLRTLRREIAEPFYDKKEAAKLAAQEAALAAPKLPVRTPSAASDERSTAMDVEMADGGTSQGVDSATLLKPVASIGKNKMKKQLRLKKMKKHGRGKIRKSHRI; encoded by the exons ATGGCGAAGTCGCTGaggtcgaagaagaagaagaggttgaGGACGCTTCGGAGGGAGATCGCGGAGCCCTTCTACGATAAGAAGGAAGCGGCGAAGCTCGCCGCCCAGGAGGCCGCCCTCGCCGCCCCCAAGCTCCCCGTCCGTACACCgtccgccgcctccgacgagCGCTCCACCGCCATGG ATGTGGAGATGGCTGATGGAGGAACCTCCCAAGGTGTCGACTCTGCGACTCTCTTAAAACCTGTTGCTAGCATTGGGAAGAATAAGATGAAGAAGCAGCTGAGGctgaagaaaatgaagaagcaTGGCAGAGGAAAGATTAGGAAGAGTCACAGGATATGA
- the LOC109720594 gene encoding LOW QUALITY PROTEIN: ATPase WRNIP1 (The sequence of the model RefSeq protein was modified relative to this genomic sequence to represent the inferred CDS: deleted 2 bases in 1 codon), whose translation MAMEQLLSMGFSEELASEALAATGGHSPSASAAADWILSRSESSSTPTTKRSPIIGSNNNHSSASHSQPTLARFFPLPNPNPNISPNSSPSSSSSKRPHLAPLSERMRPTSLDSIVGQPHLLGPASLFLVHGSSPSPSSPSLILWGPPGCGKTSLARALSNSNSSDSCLFVPLSAVSASVRDLRDAAAAARRRLPRTRTVLFVDEIHRFSRSQQDALLPALEDGSLALLGATTENPSFHLSTPLLSRCRVLALRPLSPAHVRSLLARAISDPDRGLPLTTRSPVSVDPDAVEFLSLNCDGDARVALNALELAASLAAAQHNSPSGDREAETVAAVSVARAKEAMQCKHLAYDRAGDEHYNLISALHKSMRGSDPDAAIYWLARMLEGGEQPLYIARRLVRFASEDVGLADPAALGHAVACYQACHFLGMPECDVCLAQCAAYLARAPKSVAVYRALSEARRVVQESVGGNEGVPLHLRNAPTRLMKEFGYGKDYLYPPDHEDCSSQTYMPPSLQGRRFLDWPPAE comes from the exons ATGGCGATGGAGCAGCTTCTGAGCATGGGCTTCTCCGAAGAGCTCGCCTCGGAGGCGCTCGCCGCCACGGGCGGCCACTCCCCCTCcgcatccgccgccgccgattgGATCCTCTCCCGTTCCGAATCCTCCTCCACCCCCACTACGAAACGCTCCCCCATCATCGGCAGCAACAACAACCATTCCTCCGCCTCACATTCCCAACCCACCCTCGCCCGCTTCTTCCCTCTCCCCAACCCAAACCCCAACATCAGCCCCAActcttccccttcctcctcctcctcaaaaCGCCCCCACCTCGCCCCGCTCTCCGAGCGCATGCGCCCCACATCCCTCGACTCCATCGTCGGCCAACCCCACCTTCTGGGCCCCGCCTCCCTCTTCCTCGTCCAcggctcctccccctccccctcc tccccctccctcatCCTCTGGGGCCCCCCGGGCTGCGGCAAAACCTCCCTCGCCCGCGCCCTCTCCAATTCCAATTCCTCCGATTCCTGCCTCTTCGTCCCCCTCTCCGCCGTCTCCGCCTCCGTCCGCGACCTccgcgacgccgccgccgccgcccgccgccgcctcccccgcACCCGCACCGTCCTCTTCGTCGACGAGATCCACCGCTTCTCCCGATCCCAGCAGGACGCGCTCCTCCCCGCCCTCGAGGACGGCTCCCTCGCCCTCCTCGGCGCCACCACCGAGAACCCCTCCTTCCACCTCTCCACCCCGCTCCTCTCCCGCTGCCGCGTCCTCGCCCTCCGCCCCCTCTCCCCCGCCCACGTCCGGTCCCTCCTCGCCCGCGCGATCTCCGACCCCGACCGCGGCCTCCCCCTCACCACCCGCTCCCCCGTCTCCGTCGACCCCGACGCCGTCGAATTCCTCTCCCTCAACTGCGACGGCGACGCCCGCGTCGCCCTCAACGCCTTAGAGCTGGCCGCCTCCTTGGCCGCCGCGCAACACAATTCCCCATCCGGCGACCGCGAAGCCGAAACCGTCGCGGCGGTCTCCGTCGCCCGCGCCAAGGAAGCAATGCAGTGCAAGCACCTGGCGTACGATCGGGCCGGCGACGAGCACTACAACCTGATCAGCGCGCTGCATAAGTCGATGCGCGGGAGCGACCCCGACGCCGCCATTTACTGGCTCGCGCGGATGCTCGAGGGCGGGGAGCAGCCGCTCTACATCGCGCGCCGCCTCGTCCGGTTCGCGAGCGAGGACGTCGGGCTCGCCGACCCGGCCGCGCTGGGCCACGCCGTCGCTTGCTACCAGGCGTGCCACTTCCTTGGCATGCCCGAGTGTGACGTTTGCCTCGCCCAGTGCGCCGCCTACTTAGCGCGCGCGCCCAAGTCGGTGGCGGTCTACCGGGCGCTGAGCGAGGCGAGGAGGGTCGTGCAGGAGTCGGTCGGGGGGAACGAGGGGGTGCCGCTGCACCTCAGGAATGCGCCCACCAGGTTGATGAAGGAATTCGGCTATGGGAAGGATTACTTGTATCCGCCAGATCACGAGGATTGCTCGTCGCAGACCTACATGCCGCCGTCGCTTCAGGGCCGCAGGTTCCTCGATTGGCCGCCCGCTGAATAG
- the LOC109719921 gene encoding VIN3-like protein 2 isoform X1, translated as MESIFSATQSVHQNSWFFGSTGYVIDPSKCSELSLAEKRDLVHEICRWAENAPEILQSWSRKELLQLICAEMGKERKYTGVTKPKMIELLLRLVSQNNRKRNEDIGGNNQTGLGKKRKKEYPLELAINLQQESIKSKEQQVDKLICQNVACRASLSKGDAYCKRCSCSICFQYDDNKDPSLWLVCSSEPPYSGESCAMSCHLKCALKHEKTGILKNGCNYELDGSFYCICCGKVNWLIRSWRKQLAIAGDARRVDVLCDRLSLVHKMLKGTERYKELEDIVTTTVKKLKKEVGPLDKVSTLMGRAIVNRLNCGAEVQRLCSAAVEAVDSILCSTTELGALTNELIAPGLLNAGPQLFQIHFEEISPFSVAVSLQSLDNMFEENIIGCTMWHRCSNVLDYPEEPTCLILRPERKVVISGLTPSTEYYFKVIPFSSTKELGKWEAKCLTQNLDKMSGQCSTRNSESTYVHEDSLSPMKKEQWLEKQSRFMESDSQKGSTNSSEFINSARKITKFTLSTSDNDVVPLAMACKSDRLNINNGTPDSAHKKDQAEQQYEYCVKVIRRLECEGHMEKEFRVKFLTWFSLKATAQERRVVSAFIDVLIDEPASLVAQLVDAFMDGICNKEKPPARKGFCTTLWH; from the exons ATGGAATCCATTTTCTCAG CAACACAAAGTGTTCATCAAAACTCTTGGTTCTTTGGGTCCACAGGATATGTGATAGATCCTTCAAAATGCAGTGAGCTGAGTTTGGCGGAGAAGAGAGACCTAGTGCATGAAATTTGCCGGTGGGCTGAAAATGCTCCCGAAATTCTCCAGTCTTGGAGCCGGAAAGAGCTTCTTCAGCTAATCTGTGCCGAAATGGGTAAAGAGAGGAAGTACACTGGTGTTACGAAGCCAAAAATGATTGAACTTCTCCTTAGGCTCGTTTCACAGAACAATAGGAAAAGGAATGAAGATATAGGAGGCAATAATCAAACTGGActaggaaagaaaaggaagaaggaaTACCCACTAGAGCTTGCTATCAATCTACAACAAGAATCtataaagagcaaagaacagcAAGTTGATAAATTAATTTGTCAAAATGTTGCTTGCCGAGCCAGTTTGAGTAAGGGGGATGCCTACTGTAAAAGGTGTTCTTGTAGCATTTGTTTTCAATATGATGACAATAAGGACCCAAGCTTATGGTTAGTTTGCAGCTCTGAACCACCTTATTCCGGTGAGTCGTGTGCAATGTCATGCCACCTTAAATGTGCTCTAAAGCACGAGAAGACTGGGATTTTGAAGAACGGGTGCAATTACGAGTTGGATGGAAGCTTTTACTGTATTTGCTGCGGGAAGGTGAATTGGCTAATCAG GAGCTGGCGAAAACAACTAGCCATTGCCGGGGATGCAAGAAGAGTTGATGTACTATGTGATCGGCTATCTCTAGTTCACAAGATGCTCAAAGGAACTGAACGATACAAGGAACTCGAAGATATAGTCACTACCACTGTGAAGAAACTCAAGAAAGAAGTTGGTCCACTCGATAAGGTCTCGACGCTTATGGGAAGAGCCATAGTCAACCGGCTTAATTGCGGAGCAGAGGTGCAGAGGCTGTGTTCTGCTGCTGTGGAAGCTGTGGATTCCATTCTTTGTAGCACAACAGAACTCGGGGCGCTTACTAATGAGCTAATAGCCCCAG GTTTACTCAATGCTGGTCCTCAGCTCTTTCAGATCCATTTTGAGGAAATTTCTCCATTCTCAGTGGCTGTATCTCTGCAGTCATTAGATAATATGTTTGAAGAAAATATAATCGGTTGCACAATGTGGCATCGATGCTCTAATGTTCTCGACTATCCTGAAGAACCAACCTGCTTAATTCTAAGGCCAGAAAGAAAGGTAGTGATATCAGGCTTAACCCCATCGACAGAATATTATTTCAAAGTCATTCCTTTTAGCAGCACTAAGGAGTTAGGTAAGTGGGAGGCCAAGTGTTTAACACAAAACCTTGATAAAATGAGCGGTCAATGCTCAACTAGAAACTCAGAGAGCACGTATGTTCACGAAGATTCGCTCTCACCCATGAAAAAAGAACAATGGCTAGAGAAGCAGTCCAGGTTCATGGAATCTGATTCACAGAAGGGCTCGACTAACTCGAGTGAGTTTATTAACTCAGCACGGAAAATAACTAAGTTCACCCTATCGACGAGCGATAATGATGTTGTGCCTTTGGCAATGGCATGCAAATCAGATAGGCTTAATATCAATAATGGTACACCAGATTCCGCTCATAAGAAGGATCAAGCAGAGCAACAGTATGAGTACTGTGTTAAGGTGATAAGGCGGCTGGAGTGTGAAGGGCACATGGAGAAGGAATTTAGGGTGAAGTTTCTTACTTGGTTTAGCCTAAAAGCAACGGCGCAAGAGAGGCGGGTGGTGAGTGCTTTTATAGACGTGCTGATCGATGAGCCGGCGAGTTTGGTCGCGCAGCTTGTAGATGCTTTCATGGATGGGATATGCAACAAGGAGAAGCCCCCCGCGCGAAAGGGCTTCTGCACTACACTTTGGCATTGA
- the LOC109720632 gene encoding protein ECERIFERUM 26-like has protein sequence MVFEAEPAAAAAVYGHKLSSVVPGSVTGEIGRELTGTDLAMKLHYFRGVYYFRRSEVIDALTILPLKQPMFSWLDRIFPASGRIRRSEAGRPYIKCNDCGVRIIEAKCGSTVDEWLEGKDPSKWRHLVSDKVLGPDLYFSPLLYIQFTKFKCGGMAIGFSWAHVLGDAVSATNCFNLWAQLLGKKSPSKSDNLQYPQNTPENPVAEKSIPHSVKMVDPVGDYWLAPNSAKMATYSFQITEAKLNLIRSKESVRVGYFEIISALIWRNLAKIREGEELNTVTICRNDHSSRTDESLSNEQKICSLTTDSSPAKVELSELAMLISEKGVDETKMVESFVESESGKPDFIIYGANLTFVDMEKIELYGLELKGQKPVHVEYSIDGVGKAGTILVLQCGGDNKGRLVNVILPEDEISKLREMLKIEWGIA, from the exons ATGGTCTTCGAGGCGgagccggcggcggcggcggccgtcTACGGGCACAAGCTGTCGTCGGTGGTGCCGGGCTCGGTCACGGGCGAAATCGGCCGCGAGCTCACCGGCACGGACTTGGCGATGAAGCTCCATTACTTTCGCGGGGTGTACTACTTCAGGAGAAGCGAGGTAATCGACGCGCTCACTATCCTGCCTCTCAAGCAGCCCATGTTCTCCTGGCTCGACAGGATATTCCCCGCCAGCGGCAGGATCCGGAGGTCCGAGGCCGGCCGCCCGTACATCAAGTGCAACGACTGCGGCGTGCGGATCATCGAGGCCAAGTGCGGCTCGACCGTCGACGAGTGGCTCGAAGGCAAGGACCCCTCCAAATGGAGGCACCTCGTCTCCGACAAGGTGCTCGGCCCCGACCTCTACTTCTCGCCCTTGCTCTACATTCAG TTCACCAAGTTCAAGTGTGGAGGAATGGCAATTGGATTCAGCTGGGCTCATGTGCTTGGGGATGCAGTCTCAGCCACAAACTGCTTCAATCTCTGGGCACAATTACTCGGCAAGAAGTCCCCCTCCAAATCCGATAACCTCCAATATCCCCAAAATACCCCTGAAAATCCTGTGGCTGAGAAGTCAATTCCACATTCTGTTAAGATGGTTGACCCTGTTGGAGACTACTGGCTTGCACCCAACAGTGCTAAGATGGCAACTTATTCCTTCCAGATCACTGAAGCAAAGCTTAATCTTATCCGATCGAAAGAGTCGGTTCGAGTCGGGTACTTCGAGATAATCTCGGCTCTAATATGGCGAAATTTGGCGAAAAttagagagggagaagagtTGAACACGGTGACCATATGTAGAAATGATCATTCATCAAGAACCGACGAGAGCTTGAGCAATGAGCAAAAGATATGCTCTCTCACTACTGATTCCTCTCCTGCAAAGGTCGAGCTCTCGGAATTGGCGATGCTAATCTCTGAAAAAGGGGTCGACGAGACGAAAATGGTTGAGAGTTTCGTCGAGAGCGAAAGCGGTAAACCTGATTTTATTATTTACGGTGCGAATCTCACCTTTGTCGACATGGAAAAGATCGAGCTCTATGGATTGGAGCTTAAGGGACAAAAGCCTGTGCATGTTGAGTACAGCATTGATGGGGTGGGAAAGGCTGGGACTATACTGGTGCTTCAATGTGGTGGTGATAACAAAGGGAGATTGGTTAATGTGATTTTACCAGAAGATGAGATCTCAAAGCTAAGGGAGATGCTCAAAATCGAATGGGGAATTGCTTGA
- the LOC109719921 gene encoding VIN3-like protein 2 isoform X2, which produces MESIFSGYVIDPSKCSELSLAEKRDLVHEICRWAENAPEILQSWSRKELLQLICAEMGKERKYTGVTKPKMIELLLRLVSQNNRKRNEDIGGNNQTGLGKKRKKEYPLELAINLQQESIKSKEQQVDKLICQNVACRASLSKGDAYCKRCSCSICFQYDDNKDPSLWLVCSSEPPYSGESCAMSCHLKCALKHEKTGILKNGCNYELDGSFYCICCGKVNWLIRSWRKQLAIAGDARRVDVLCDRLSLVHKMLKGTERYKELEDIVTTTVKKLKKEVGPLDKVSTLMGRAIVNRLNCGAEVQRLCSAAVEAVDSILCSTTELGALTNELIAPGLLNAGPQLFQIHFEEISPFSVAVSLQSLDNMFEENIIGCTMWHRCSNVLDYPEEPTCLILRPERKVVISGLTPSTEYYFKVIPFSSTKELGKWEAKCLTQNLDKMSGQCSTRNSESTYVHEDSLSPMKKEQWLEKQSRFMESDSQKGSTNSSEFINSARKITKFTLSTSDNDVVPLAMACKSDRLNINNGTPDSAHKKDQAEQQYEYCVKVIRRLECEGHMEKEFRVKFLTWFSLKATAQERRVVSAFIDVLIDEPASLVAQLVDAFMDGICNKEKPPARKGFCTTLWH; this is translated from the exons ATGGAATCCATTTTCTCAG GATATGTGATAGATCCTTCAAAATGCAGTGAGCTGAGTTTGGCGGAGAAGAGAGACCTAGTGCATGAAATTTGCCGGTGGGCTGAAAATGCTCCCGAAATTCTCCAGTCTTGGAGCCGGAAAGAGCTTCTTCAGCTAATCTGTGCCGAAATGGGTAAAGAGAGGAAGTACACTGGTGTTACGAAGCCAAAAATGATTGAACTTCTCCTTAGGCTCGTTTCACAGAACAATAGGAAAAGGAATGAAGATATAGGAGGCAATAATCAAACTGGActaggaaagaaaaggaagaaggaaTACCCACTAGAGCTTGCTATCAATCTACAACAAGAATCtataaagagcaaagaacagcAAGTTGATAAATTAATTTGTCAAAATGTTGCTTGCCGAGCCAGTTTGAGTAAGGGGGATGCCTACTGTAAAAGGTGTTCTTGTAGCATTTGTTTTCAATATGATGACAATAAGGACCCAAGCTTATGGTTAGTTTGCAGCTCTGAACCACCTTATTCCGGTGAGTCGTGTGCAATGTCATGCCACCTTAAATGTGCTCTAAAGCACGAGAAGACTGGGATTTTGAAGAACGGGTGCAATTACGAGTTGGATGGAAGCTTTTACTGTATTTGCTGCGGGAAGGTGAATTGGCTAATCAG GAGCTGGCGAAAACAACTAGCCATTGCCGGGGATGCAAGAAGAGTTGATGTACTATGTGATCGGCTATCTCTAGTTCACAAGATGCTCAAAGGAACTGAACGATACAAGGAACTCGAAGATATAGTCACTACCACTGTGAAGAAACTCAAGAAAGAAGTTGGTCCACTCGATAAGGTCTCGACGCTTATGGGAAGAGCCATAGTCAACCGGCTTAATTGCGGAGCAGAGGTGCAGAGGCTGTGTTCTGCTGCTGTGGAAGCTGTGGATTCCATTCTTTGTAGCACAACAGAACTCGGGGCGCTTACTAATGAGCTAATAGCCCCAG GTTTACTCAATGCTGGTCCTCAGCTCTTTCAGATCCATTTTGAGGAAATTTCTCCATTCTCAGTGGCTGTATCTCTGCAGTCATTAGATAATATGTTTGAAGAAAATATAATCGGTTGCACAATGTGGCATCGATGCTCTAATGTTCTCGACTATCCTGAAGAACCAACCTGCTTAATTCTAAGGCCAGAAAGAAAGGTAGTGATATCAGGCTTAACCCCATCGACAGAATATTATTTCAAAGTCATTCCTTTTAGCAGCACTAAGGAGTTAGGTAAGTGGGAGGCCAAGTGTTTAACACAAAACCTTGATAAAATGAGCGGTCAATGCTCAACTAGAAACTCAGAGAGCACGTATGTTCACGAAGATTCGCTCTCACCCATGAAAAAAGAACAATGGCTAGAGAAGCAGTCCAGGTTCATGGAATCTGATTCACAGAAGGGCTCGACTAACTCGAGTGAGTTTATTAACTCAGCACGGAAAATAACTAAGTTCACCCTATCGACGAGCGATAATGATGTTGTGCCTTTGGCAATGGCATGCAAATCAGATAGGCTTAATATCAATAATGGTACACCAGATTCCGCTCATAAGAAGGATCAAGCAGAGCAACAGTATGAGTACTGTGTTAAGGTGATAAGGCGGCTGGAGTGTGAAGGGCACATGGAGAAGGAATTTAGGGTGAAGTTTCTTACTTGGTTTAGCCTAAAAGCAACGGCGCAAGAGAGGCGGGTGGTGAGTGCTTTTATAGACGTGCTGATCGATGAGCCGGCGAGTTTGGTCGCGCAGCTTGTAGATGCTTTCATGGATGGGATATGCAACAAGGAGAAGCCCCCCGCGCGAAAGGGCTTCTGCACTACACTTTGGCATTGA